The genomic window CCCATCCGCTCAGCAACTCGGCCTTACGAACGCGCTGATCTATATCGGCACCTTTATCAACTATACATACGCTCAAATCCTTCACCTTTGACAGATGAAGAGCCGCGAATATCCCAGCCGGACCGGCCCCGACAATCAGCACGTCATACTTCATTATTTACGCTCAACCTCCCGCTTTATAGCCGCAAGCATATTATCTACGTTTTCTTTCATCTTCTTGGCGATCAAACCTTTGATAAGAGCGCCTACCAGCGGCACATCGTATTCGACCTCGATCTCCGAATCGAAACGGGTGCTCGAACCGAGATCGGTAAATGTCCATATACCCGAGTATTTGCTGTAGTCGCCCTTTACCAGTGAGAACTTGCAAGTTTTAGCCTGGTCGTCCCATATATCTTCTTCGGTCCATTTGATCGTTGTCTTGAATTCTTTTACAATACCGGTCCAATCGGTTATGGTGCGGTTTCCGTCGTCGCTCTTTTCGACCACCCTGACGCTCTTGACATCCGGCATGAACTCCGGGAATGCTTCAACATTCTTTGCGAACGCATAGACGTCATCGATTGCGCCGTTTATTTCTATTGAACTCTGTACTTTTGGCAATTTATATCTCCTTAAAAAGCTGAGAGATGAAAGTAGAGAGCTAAGAGCCCGAAACTGTCATCGCTCAGCTCAACAAATTAATCATCTATCAGGATATTTGATCTCCTGGAAGGTGTTTGTCTTGTCCGATTCCTTTGCCTTCAGGCACATCAAAACACTCAGTAAACCAGCTTCAATCGGCGCTATCGACTCTGCGCCCTCGGTGATCACTCTCTTAAAGTTGTCCACAAGCACCGTATCGCCGCCGCCATG from Armatimonadota bacterium includes these protein-coding regions:
- a CDS encoding SRPBCC family protein, producing the protein MPKVQSSIEINGAIDDVYAFAKNVEAFPEFMPDVKSVRVVEKSDDGNRTITDWTGIVKEFKTTIKWTEEDIWDDQAKTCKFSLVKGDYSKYSGIWTFTDLGSSTRFDSEIEVEYDVPLVGALIKGLIAKKMKENVDNMLAAIKREVERK